TCGAGCGCGTCGCGCGGGGCGACCCACGCCTCCGGGTTGCCCACCTCCCGATATCGCGCCGAGTCAGGGTAGATCAGAAAACTCTGATCGGTCACCTGGCCCGCCTGGGCGACGCGGCGATGGAATCGGCGCGAGGTGAACTGCTTGGTGCCCACCCATGAGGTTGCCTCGTAGGAGATGCCGAACCCAGGCGGCCCGCCCTCGCCCGACAGCGTGAGAACGAAGGTCTCGGCCCCGCGCTCCCTGGCGAGCCCGGTGACGGCGAGATCGGCGGAGCCGATCGGCAGGTAGCCGATGCTGGCCGTGTAGTGCAGCGTCTCCCCGACCTTGAACGGGTAGGTAACCGTCGGAGGCTGCGCGGCGGGAAGCGAATCATGGATCGCGGGCACGGGCAGTGCGGGCGGCAGCACGCCGATGTGCGCGAGCAACGTGAGCGTGATGAGCATACCGAAAGATAAAGCAGGGTACATGACACTGCCGGCAGGTTATCTCCTCGATCTCGACGGTACGCTCTACAGCGGCGGGGCAGCGGTGCCCGGTGCCCCCGAGACCCTCGCGCGGCTTCGCCAGGCGGGGGTGCCGTTCCGATTCGTCACCAACACGACCAGCCGGCCTCGGGCCGGCCTGGCCGAGCGGCTCAGAGGCTACGGGTTCGAGGCGGGGGAGGAGGAGATCTTTACCCCGGTCACTGCGGCCGCCGAGCTCCTGCGCGGGCGCGGGGTGCGCGTCGTCGCGCCATTTTTGCCGCCCGCCGCTCTCGACGATCTGGATGGGTTCACCCTCGCGGGCGGCCTGGCCCGGCGGGCCGCCGAATCGTCCGCTACCCGGCCCGAGGCGGTCGTCGTAGGCGACCTGGCGGAACGCTGGACCTACGGCCTCATGCAGGAGGCATTCGAGTATCTGCTGCGCGGCGCGATCTTCGTGGCGCTCTCGCGCGACCGATACTGGCTGCGCGACGGCGCGCTGGCGCTCGACGCAGGGCCGTTCGTGGCGGGGCTCGAGTACGCGGCATCGCGCACGGCGCTGGTGGCCGGCAAGCCGAGCGCTGCGTTCTTCGATGAGGCGGTGGCGAGCCTCGGGCTCGACGCGGCGGCGCGGCACGACGTGGTCATGGTGGGCGACGATCTCTGGTCCGACGTGCGCGGCGCCCAGGAAGCGGGCTATCGAGGCTGGATCGTACGCACCGGCAAGTTCCGGGAAGACGTGCTCCGCGAGAGCGGCATCGCGCCGGACCGGGTGATCGCGAGCGTGGCGGCACTCGGCGATGCGCTGCCCGCACGGAGCATGGGATGAGGGGGGCGGCGCGAAATGCGGTAGCGATCGCGGCGCTGGCGCTGGGGCTCGTGAACGTGGCCGCGCCGGGCACCGCGTGGGCGCAGACCGCCGCGTCACCACAGGCACCCGCGTCGGCAGACTCCACCTCCGACACGTCGTCCGTGATCCGCGGCGTCATCATCCGCCGGCTCGGCATCTTCGAGCCGGGCGAGGATGACAGCTGGCTCACGCACGTCGCCAACGCGCTGCACGTCACCACGCGCCGGCGCGTCGTGGAGCGCGAGCTGCTCTTCCACGCGGGCGAGCGGTTCGACGCCGCGCGCGTGGCCGAGACGGAGCGAAATCTTCGTGCGCTCGGCATCTTTCGGCGGGTGCTGGTGGACAGCGTGCGCACGGATTCTGGACTCGTGCTCCGGGTCACGACCAAAGACGGCTGGAGCGCGCGCCCGCAACTCGATTTCTCCAGCGCAGGCAATCAGACGGAGTACACCATCGGTCTCGCGGAGCAGAATCTCTTCGGCAACGCCGCGTATGGCGCGCTCGCGTACTCCGACCAGCCCGACCGCACGACGATCACCGCCCTGTTCCGCCAGCCGCGCCTCATAGCAAACCGGATCTACCTGCAGTTGGGCTATCAGCACCGCTCGGACGGGCGCTCGCTCAGCTTCGGGCTCGGGCAGCCGTTCCTGAGCTATGCCGCGCGCACCGGCGTGCAGCTCGGCGCGGTGGACTTCGATGGCGACGTGCTCCGGTTCGTGAACGGCGGGCGCACGGCGTCGACGGTGCTCCGCCGCCGGTACGCGCTACTCAGGTTCGATGGCGCGCGCGCGCTCAGCGCCTCAACCGGCGGGTTCGTGCGCGTCGGATTCGTGGCGCAGCTCCGGCGCGACGACTTCGTGTCGCGCGACGCGCTCGGGCCCGCGCCGTTTCCTCGGACCATCACGGCGGCGGCGGGCCCGTATCTCTGGCTCAACCGGGCGCACTTTCTCGTGGTGCACAACTACCGGAGCTTCCTTCGCGAGGAGGACGTCGACCTGAGCCCCGCGCTCATCGTCGGTGCGTACGCGGCCCCGCGCGCCTTCGGCTACGCGCGTAACGGCGTGGGCGTGCAAGCAGGCGCGCAGGCGGGGTTGCCGATGCCCGGCGGCTTTGCCCAGGTGGGCGCGTCGGCCACCGGTCTCTATACGGGCGCGGGACTCGACTCGGGAACGGTGCGCGTCACCGGCACCTGGATGGTGCAGCCGGCCCGGCCGCACACGCTCGTGCTCCAGGCGCAGCTAGGCTGGCAGAAGAATCCGCTGCCGGGGGAGGAGTTCGATCTCGGGCTCACCAGCGGGCCGCGCGGCTTCTACGCGCACGCGTTCACCGGCGATCGATTCGTGAACCTCACGGCCGAGTACCGCTGGACCGCCGCGGAGGATCTCTGGGGCGCGCTCGGCGTGGGCCTCGCGGCGTTCGTGGACCACGGGGGCGCGTGGTACGACGGCTCGCCCCGGCGCACGGGGACCGACACCGGATTCGGGCTCAGGCTGGGCCCGAGCCGCACGACCGACGGCGAGGCGGTGCGAATCGATTTCGTGCGGAGGTTCTCTACCGACGTGGAACCCGCCGGGTGGGCGCTCGTGGTGGGAAGCGGGGTGCGGTACTAGCGGATTGTACCGCTAACGAATCTGCGGCGGGCGTCCTTCCACCAGCAGTCCGGCGGCAAGCGCCGCGACCAGGCCGAGCGGAACGATCGAAGCTGTGAGCGCAAGCTTCCGGGTCCAATGGCGGGCGCGTCGCTGGGGTCCGGGGGCGTCAGCGGCCATGTCGGCCCCGGCTCTTCCGTCCCGGAACTCGAGGCACACCTCCGGCACGTTGAGCCGGCGCACCCCCAAGTCGAGCAGCACCATGCCCGGCCGGTTGTCATCGTGACGGCGGCCCTGCGCGATCGGATACCAGCGGTTGTGCTCCACACTCTCGGACAGAATGACGCGGTCAGGCAGGAACCTCGCCTGACGGCGGATCGTCTCAGTTGGCATGGGCCGGGTGCTCCCACAAGAAAGGCCGGGTCGGGGCGGACTGGGGAAGGAACCTACGATAACGCGGGGGCCGCCATGAGGCCAGAGGCTGCCCCTCGCCCCTCTCCGGTATTAGGTTCACTGCGTTCGGCAGTCCTGGCTGGACT
The sequence above is a segment of the Gemmatimonadales bacterium genome. Coding sequences within it:
- a CDS encoding DUF3108 domain-containing protein; translated protein: MLITLTLLAHIGVLPPALPVPAIHDSLPAAQPPTVTYPFKVGETLHYTASIGYLPIGSADLAVTGLARERGAETFVLTLSGEGGPPGFGISYEATSWVGTKQFTSRRFHRRVAQAGQVTDQSFLIYPDSARYREVGNPEAWVAPRDALDEVAFLYFLRTTPLEVGRTYSWARYFRTGFNPVQVQVTGREAVRLPTGETPTCLVLHVTTRAGASDLWLTDDARRLPAQARVPLNFGTVTLQLAGVGAGAGSESARR
- a CDS encoding TIGR01458 family HAD-type hydrolase, which codes for MTLPAGYLLDLDGTLYSGGAAVPGAPETLARLRQAGVPFRFVTNTTSRPRAGLAERLRGYGFEAGEEEIFTPVTAAAELLRGRGVRVVAPFLPPAALDDLDGFTLAGGLARRAAESSATRPEAVVVGDLAERWTYGLMQEAFEYLLRGAIFVALSRDRYWLRDGALALDAGPFVAGLEYAASRTALVAGKPSAAFFDEAVASLGLDAAARHDVVMVGDDLWSDVRGAQEAGYRGWIVRTGKFREDVLRESGIAPDRVIASVAALGDALPARSMG